In the genome of Enterobacteriaceae endosymbiont of Donacia marginata, one region contains:
- the asnS gene encoding asparagine--tRNA ligase: MYLISSISQLITGKIKINSKIFIGGWVRNRRHSKLGISFINLYDGSCIHDIQIIANNKLKNYEKEILNITSGCSLKVKGILKYSPKNLQKYEVHALQIEILGWVHNPGKYPISPKKHSLKYLREVSHLRSRTKIISCITRIKHSIALYIHNFLNKENFFWVNTPLITTLDTEGSGKMFRVSTLDLSNIKYRKNKNIFKKDFFGKEAFLTVSGQLNLETYACSMSKVYTFGPTFRAENSNTKRHLAEFWMLEIEIAFSNLEYIINFIEKMLKNIFKYFLTFHENEISFLSQRDNNNLFNKINKILLNKFNVIEYNEAINILTNCKKNFSHLITWGEDLLIEHEKYLTNKYFNNIVIIYNYPKNIKAFYMYLNNDKKTVASIDVLFPDIGEIIGGSQRESRIDILDQRLKELKLNKNNYWWYRDLRKYGTIPHSGFGLGFERLISYITGIYNVKDIIPFPRTPYNARF, translated from the coding sequence ATGTATTTAATTTCTAGTATATCTCAATTAATAACTGGAAAAATAAAAATTAATAGTAAAATATTTATAGGAGGTTGGGTCCGTAATAGAAGACATTCTAAATTAGGTATTTCTTTTATTAATTTATATGACGGATCATGTATCCATGATATACAAATTATTGCTAATAATAAATTAAAGAATTATGAAAAAGAAATTTTAAATATTACTAGTGGATGTTCTTTAAAAGTAAAAGGTATTTTAAAATATTCTCCTAAAAATTTACAAAAATATGAAGTACATGCATTACAAATAGAAATTTTAGGATGGGTACATAATCCTGGAAAATATCCTATTTCTCCTAAAAAACATAGTTTAAAATATTTAAGAGAAGTATCTCATTTAAGATCTCGAACCAAAATAATTAGTTGTATTACAAGAATAAAACATAGTATAGCTTTATATATACATAATTTTTTAAATAAAGAAAATTTTTTTTGGGTTAATACTCCCTTAATTACTACTTTAGATACTGAAGGATCAGGCAAAATGTTTAGAGTATCTACTCTAGATTTATCAAATATAAAATATAGAAAAAATAAAAATATTTTTAAAAAAGATTTTTTTGGTAAAGAAGCATTTTTAACTGTTTCAGGACAATTAAATTTAGAAACATATGCCTGTTCTATGTCTAAAGTTTATACATTTGGTCCTACCTTTAGAGCTGAAAACTCAAATACTAAACGTCATCTAGCAGAATTTTGGATGCTAGAAATAGAAATAGCATTTTCTAATTTAGAATATATTATTAATTTTATAGAAAAAATGTTAAAAAATATTTTCAAGTATTTTTTAACTTTTCATGAAAATGAAATTTCTTTTTTATCTCAAAGAGATAATAATAATTTGTTTAATAAAATAAATAAAATTTTATTAAATAAATTTAATGTTATTGAATATAATGAAGCTATAAATATTTTAACAAATTGTAAAAAAAATTTTTCTCATTTAATTACTTGGGGTGAAGATCTTTTAATAGAACATGAAAAATATTTAACAAATAAATATTTTAATAATATAGTAATAATATATAATTATCCTAAAAATATTAAAGCATTTTATATGTATTTAAATAATGATAAAAAAACTGTAGCATCTATAGATGTTTTATTCCCTGATATTGGAGAAATTATAGGAGGTTCTCAACGAGAAAGTAGAATAGATATTCTAGATCAAAGATTAAAAGAATTAAAACTTAATAAAAATAATTATTGGTGGTATCGAGATTTAAGAAAATATGGTACCATTCCTCATTCTGGATTTGGTTTAGGTTTTGAAAGATTAATATCATATATTACTGGGATATATAATGTTAAAGATATAATACCATTTCCAAGAACTCCTTATAATGCAAGATTTTAA
- a CDS encoding porin → MKYNILKFLITFLLTISSITTVSASEIYNKNGQKIDLYGFLDIKKAYSNKDPEDIPKKYENTISNMIFGFKSNTNIFNNISGYSQFEYSLPINQSEIDKSVFPSIRLGFIGLNFNNGSSSIDFGRNYGILYDTTSLIKKKSFFIDDLMYNYNDKFMFGRTNNLITYRNKNFFGLIKGLDIALQYKSPHFYTENDVFYNGSNNKDHDIFIEKEKNKKGWGASIKYKIGNSGVSITGSYFNSSKIIDKNDELKKIFFIKNHNDKNNDINAFSIGAKYEKNNIYLATVFSKTKNSLTYLDRNNFYFANKIKNLEIIGQYKFNNNLKATISYVQSEGNNIPAGYHYASGNISFLKYVTINTIYKFNKNLSAYLDYRINLLNKNDRYIKSNHIFTDNLFGIGIVYNF, encoded by the coding sequence ATGAAATATAATATATTAAAATTTTTAATAACTTTTTTATTAACAATTAGTAGTATTACTACTGTTAGTGCTAGTGAAATTTATAATAAAAATGGACAAAAAATAGATTTATATGGATTTTTAGATATTAAAAAAGCTTATTCTAATAAAGACCCAGAAGATATACCAAAAAAATATGAAAATACTATATCAAATATGATTTTTGGTTTTAAAAGTAATACAAATATTTTTAATAATATTTCTGGTTATTCTCAGTTTGAATATAGTTTACCAATAAATCAATCTGAAATAGATAAAAGTGTTTTTCCTTCAATTCGTTTAGGATTTATAGGTTTAAATTTTAATAATGGGAGCAGTTCTATAGATTTTGGAAGAAATTATGGAATTTTATATGACACAACTTCCCTTATTAAAAAGAAATCTTTTTTTATAGATGATTTAATGTATAATTATAATGATAAATTTATGTTTGGAAGAACAAATAATCTTATAACATATAGAAATAAAAATTTTTTTGGTTTAATTAAAGGATTAGATATTGCTTTACAATATAAGAGTCCTCATTTTTATACTGAAAATGATGTTTTTTATAATGGAAGTAACAATAAAGATCATGATATTTTTATAGAAAAAGAAAAAAATAAAAAAGGATGGGGAGCTTCAATTAAATATAAAATAGGAAATTCAGGAGTAAGTATAACAGGATCTTATTTTAATTCTTCTAAAATTATTGACAAAAATGATGAATTAAAAAAAATTTTTTTTATAAAAAATCATAATGATAAAAATAATGATATAAATGCTTTTTCAATCGGAGCAAAATACGAAAAAAATAACATTTATTTAGCTACTGTTTTTAGTAAAACAAAAAATTCATTAACATATTTAGATCGAAATAATTTTTATTTTGCTAATAAAATTAAAAATTTAGAAATTATTGGACAATATAAATTTAATAATAATTTAAAAGCTACTATTTCTTATGTTCAATCAGAAGGTAATAATATCCCAGCAGGATATCATTATGCTAGTGGAAATATAAGTTTTTTAAAATATGTAACAATTAATACAATTTATAAATTTAATAAAAATTTATCTGCTTATCTTGATTATCGGATTAATTTATTAAATAAAAATGATAGATATATAAAATCAAATCATATTTTTACAGATAATCTTTTTGGAATAGGTATTGTTTATAACTTTTAA
- the serC gene encoding 3-phosphoserine/phosphohydroxythreonine transaminase, with product MQKIFNFSPGPASLPYEVLKKAQNELINWNNLHVSVMEISHRTDDFMNLIKEIRKDLRELMNIPLEYEILFCQGGARTQFAAIPMNLLDYNETADYANIGHWSNEAIKEATKYCNPNIINPLKKKNGLYYIEKMKYWNMNNNSKYIHYCPNETIEGIAINEEPKLQNKTIIADLSSAILAKEINIKHYGMIYASAQKNIGPAGLTILIIKKKLILNNNKKRKELPSVLDYKIISKYNSMFNTPATFSLYLSGLVLKWLKKKGGIKYISKINKKKAELLYSTIDKSKFYINKIKNRNRSITNIVFHLKNPKKENLFLQKSQENGLYYLKGHKKIGGIRASIYNAMPIEGIKKLINFMNDFEKKYI from the coding sequence ATGCAAAAAATATTTAATTTTAGTCCGGGACCGGCTTCATTGCCTTATGAAGTTTTAAAAAAAGCACAGAATGAATTAATAAATTGGAATAATTTACATGTTTCTGTTATGGAAATTAGTCATCGTACTGATGATTTTATGAATTTAATTAAAGAAATAAGAAAAGATTTAAGAGAACTAATGAATATTCCATTAGAATATGAAATATTATTTTGTCAAGGAGGTGCTAGAACACAATTTGCAGCTATACCAATGAATTTATTAGATTATAATGAAACAGCTGATTACGCAAACATTGGACATTGGTCAAATGAAGCAATAAAAGAAGCTACAAAATATTGTAATCCAAATATTATTAATCCATTAAAAAAAAAAAATGGATTATATTATATTGAAAAAATGAAATATTGGAATATGAATAATAATTCAAAATATATACATTATTGTCCTAATGAAACAATAGAAGGTATTGCAATTAATGAAGAACCTAAATTACAAAACAAAACTATTATAGCAGATTTATCATCTGCTATTCTTGCGAAAGAAATTAATATTAAACATTATGGTATGATATATGCAAGTGCACAAAAAAATATTGGTCCTGCTGGGTTAACTATTTTAATTATAAAAAAAAAATTAATTTTAAATAATAATAAAAAAAGAAAAGAATTACCTTCAGTATTAGATTATAAAATTATATCTAAATATAATTCAATGTTTAATACACCTGCTACTTTTTCTTTATATTTATCAGGTTTAGTTTTAAAATGGTTAAAAAAAAAGGGAGGTATAAAATATATTAGTAAAATAAATAAAAAAAAAGCAGAATTACTATATTCTACTATAGATAAAAGTAAATTTTATATAAATAAAATTAAAAATCGTAATAGATCAATAACAAATATTGTTTTTCATTTAAAAAATCCTAAAAAAGAAAATTTATTTTTACAAAAATCACAAGAAAATGGATTATATTATCTTAAAGGACATAAAAAAATAGGAGGAATAAGAGCTTCAATATATAATGCTATGCCTATAGAAGGAATTAAAAAATTAATAAATTTTATGAATGATTTTGAAAAAAAATATATATAA
- the rmuC gene encoding DNA recombination protein RmuC has product MFFYKNFIYFFIHFLLITIIFFYLKKKKQISKNYLIKKIKENKKLEIELIKKTEKIEFLQKIKIENKSLNNLISNQIEIILNLKIKVKELQTKLDDTIFFFNKKEKLIINNNHYLNIELQNLANKILKKSEKRIDEYSTKNIKNIIYPLNIKLESLTDQLQKNLNQESLERNILTNEIKNLKKLNIHISQEAINLTNALKGNNKIQGIWGELVLNKILESSGLRNGYEYETQKKIKLENKEIIQPDVIINLPYNKKVIIDSKMTLIAYERYFNTNDKNKQKKALNEHILAIRNHLHLLSNKKYQCLLKLKLLDYIIMFIPIESAFSLAINYKPNLLYEALKLNIMLVSPTTLMISLRTIENLWRFDKQNKNSLVIASKATKLYDKIRLFVDDILILERSINKLQINYNLATKKLFKGKGNIVSKAENFRNLGIKVINKINKNFIEKK; this is encoded by the coding sequence ATGTTTTTTTACAAAAATTTTATTTATTTTTTTATACATTTTTTATTAATTACTATTATATTTTTTTATTTAAAAAAAAAAAAACAAATTTCTAAAAATTATTTGATAAAAAAAATAAAAGAAAATAAAAAATTGGAAATTGAATTAATTAAAAAAACAGAAAAAATAGAGTTTTTACAAAAAATAAAAATAGAAAATAAATCTTTAAATAATCTAATTTCTAATCAGATTGAAATTATTTTAAATTTAAAAATAAAAGTTAAAGAACTTCAAACAAAATTAGATGACACTATCTTTTTTTTTAATAAAAAAGAAAAATTAATTATTAATAATAATCATTATTTAAATATAGAATTACAAAATTTAGCTAATAAAATTTTAAAAAAAAGTGAAAAAAGAATTGATGAATATAGTACTAAAAATATAAAAAATATTATTTATCCTTTAAATATAAAATTAGAATCTTTAACAGACCAATTACAAAAAAATTTAAATCAAGAATCATTAGAAAGAAACATATTAACTAATGAAATTAAAAATTTAAAAAAATTAAATATACATATCTCTCAAGAAGCGATTAATCTTACTAATGCTTTAAAAGGAAATAATAAAATTCAAGGTATTTGGGGCGAATTAGTATTAAATAAAATTTTAGAATCTTCTGGATTAAGAAATGGATATGAATATGAAACACAAAAAAAAATAAAATTAGAAAATAAAGAAATTATACAACCAGATGTAATTATAAATTTACCTTATAATAAAAAGGTAATTATAGATTCAAAAATGACTTTAATAGCATATGAACGTTATTTCAATACTAATGATAAAAATAAACAAAAAAAAGCATTAAATGAACATATATTAGCTATTCGTAATCATTTACACTTACTAAGTAATAAAAAATATCAATGTTTATTAAAACTAAAACTATTAGATTATATAATAATGTTTATTCCAATAGAATCTGCATTTTCATTAGCAATTAATTATAAACCTAATTTATTATACGAAGCTTTAAAATTAAATATTATGTTAGTTAGTCCTACAACTTTAATGATTTCTTTAAGAACAATAGAAAATTTATGGCGTTTTGATAAACAAAATAAAAATTCTTTAGTTATTGCAAGTAAAGCTACAAAATTATATGATAAAATCAGATTATTTGTAGATGATATACTTATTTTGGAAAGAAGTATTAATAAATTACAAATAAATTATAATTTAGCTACTAAAAAATTATTTAAAGGAAAAGGAAATATAGTTTCCAAAGCGGAAAATTTTCGTAATTTAGGGATAAAGGTAATAAATAAAATTAATAAAAACTTTATAGAAAAAAAATGA
- a CDS encoding oxidative damage protection protein: MSKKIFCVYFQCKMKKLNYKVYPGNIGKIIYNHISKNAWSKWLLYQTKLINEKKLNMTKEKDISFLEKEMINFLFKNNKT; the protein is encoded by the coding sequence ATGTCAAAAAAAATTTTTTGTGTATATTTTCAATGTAAAATGAAAAAATTAAATTATAAAGTATATCCAGGTAATATAGGAAAAATAATTTATAATCATATTTCTAAAAATGCTTGGAGTAAATGGTTATTATATCAAACTAAATTAATTAATGAAAAAAAATTAAATATGACAAAAGAAAAAGATATTTCTTTTTTAGAAAAAGAAATGATAAATTTTTTATTCAAAAATAATAAAACTTAA
- the trmB gene encoding tRNA (guanosine(46)-N7)-methyltransferase TrmB, with translation MNNIKSFVCRYRKLKKSKQIIFNKYFHLFNISYKKKKLNFINIFNNKLPIIIDIGFGIDNNIINFARHHIHYNFIGIEVYLPGIINCIQKIKKNKIKNLKLIYYDAFFVFKNMIPDDSIKLIQLYFPDPWPKIKHKKRRLLKIDFLKIIFLKLKNNGLLYIITDCLDYRDDINSNIKNINFNNKKFIILKSNQHKNIYKNLNFFLLKTKFFNKAKKKKRNIYYLEYKKILFLK, from the coding sequence ATGAATAATATAAAAAGTTTTGTTTGTCGTTATAGAAAATTAAAAAAATCGAAACAAATAATTTTTAATAAATATTTTCATCTTTTTAATATTTCTTATAAAAAAAAAAAATTAAATTTTATAAATATTTTTAATAATAAATTACCAATTATAATTGATATTGGTTTTGGTATAGATAATAATATTATTAATTTTGCTAGACATCATATACATTATAATTTTATTGGAATAGAAGTTTATTTACCAGGAATTATAAATTGCATCCAAAAAATAAAAAAAAATAAAATTAAAAATTTAAAATTAATTTATTATGATGCTTTTTTTGTCTTTAAAAACATGATCCCAGATGATTCAATTAAATTAATTCAATTATATTTTCCTGATCCTTGGCCAAAAATAAAACATAAAAAAAGAAGATTATTAAAAATAGATTTTTTAAAAATTATTTTTTTAAAATTAAAAAATAATGGGTTATTATATATAATAACTGATTGTTTAGATTATAGAGATGATATTAATTCAAATATAAAAAATATTAATTTTAATAATAAAAAATTTATTATTTTAAAATCTAATCAACATAAGAATATTTATAAAAATTTAAATTTTTTTTTATTAAAAACTAAGTTTTTTAATAAAGCAAAAAAAAAAAAAAGAAATATTTATTATTTAGAATATAAAAAAATTTTATTTCTTAAATAA
- the rpsA gene encoding 30S ribosomal protein S1 has product MNECFEELFEKSLKNKIINLGSIISGTIISIEKDIVLVDAGLKSESCIPIAQFQNSQGELEIKIGDIVDVSLDSIEDGFGETILSREKAKRHESWLVLEKANIDNNNIKGIITGKVKGGFTVEINSIRAFLPGSLVDIRPIRDTSHLEGKELDFKVIKLDQKRNNVVVSRKAVIELENSAERNYLLNTIYEGMEIKGLVKNLTDYGAFVDLGGVDGLLHITDMAWKRVKHPSEIVNIGEEIKIKILKFDKDKTRVSLGLKQLGEDPWKSISKRYPENSKLLGRVTNLTDYGCFVEIEEGVEGLVHISEMDWTNKNIHPTKIVNVNDKVKVMVLDIDEERRRISLGIKQCTINPWLEFSKNYKKGDHVKGKIKSITDFGIFIGLNGGIDGLVHLSDLSWINNGEDEVHKYKKGNDITTIVLQVDPERERISLGIKQLKEDPLNKYLIEQKQNNTVIGIISNIDNKNIKLKFHDGILGNIKLSDYKNNKIENILKYFKVGQNIEGKINNIDRKTRIVNIIINLKNIENKIMKKNKKNDFSNVMTEAFKAAKKYE; this is encoded by the coding sequence ATGAATGAATGTTTCGAAGAATTATTTGAAAAATCATTAAAAAATAAAATCATTAATTTAGGATCAATAATTTCTGGAACTATTATTTCTATCGAAAAAGATATTGTTTTAGTAGATGCTGGATTAAAATCTGAATCCTGTATTCCTATTGCACAATTTCAAAATTCTCAAGGGGAGCTTGAAATTAAAATAGGAGATATTGTAGATGTATCATTAGATTCAATAGAGGATGGATTTGGTGAAACTATTTTATCTAGAGAGAAAGCTAAAAGACATGAATCTTGGTTAGTTTTAGAAAAAGCTAATATAGATAATAATAATATAAAAGGTATAATTACTGGGAAAGTAAAAGGAGGTTTTACTGTTGAGATTAACAGTATCAGAGCATTTTTACCTGGTTCTTTAGTAGATATTAGACCAATTAGAGATACTTCTCATTTAGAAGGTAAAGAATTAGATTTTAAAGTTATTAAATTAGATCAAAAAAGAAATAATGTGGTTGTATCTAGAAAAGCAGTTATAGAATTAGAAAATAGTGCAGAAAGAAATTATTTATTAAATACTATTTATGAAGGTATGGAAATTAAAGGTTTAGTAAAAAATCTTACCGATTATGGAGCATTTGTTGATTTAGGAGGTGTTGATGGATTATTACATATTACGGATATGGCATGGAAAAGGGTAAAACATCCAAGTGAAATTGTAAATATTGGAGAAGAAATTAAAATTAAAATATTAAAATTTGATAAAGATAAAACTCGTGTTTCATTAGGATTAAAACAATTAGGAGAAGATCCATGGAAATCTATTTCTAAACGTTATCCTGAAAATAGTAAATTATTAGGAAGAGTTACAAATTTAACAGATTATGGCTGTTTTGTGGAAATTGAAGAGGGGGTAGAAGGATTAGTTCATATATCAGAAATGGATTGGACTAATAAAAATATACATCCTACTAAAATAGTAAATGTTAATGATAAAGTTAAAGTTATGGTATTAGATATTGATGAAGAAAGAAGAAGAATTTCTTTAGGAATTAAACAATGTACAATTAATCCTTGGTTAGAATTTTCCAAAAATTATAAAAAAGGTGATCATGTTAAAGGTAAAATAAAATCAATAACAGATTTTGGTATTTTTATTGGTTTAAATGGAGGTATAGACGGATTAGTCCATTTATCTGATTTATCATGGATAAATAACGGTGAGGATGAAGTACATAAGTATAAAAAGGGTAATGATATTACCACTATAGTGTTACAAGTAGATCCAGAAAGAGAAAGAATTTCTTTAGGAATTAAGCAATTAAAAGAAGATCCTTTAAATAAATATTTAATAGAACAAAAACAAAATAATACAGTAATAGGTATTATATCTAATATAGATAATAAAAACATTAAATTAAAATTTCATGATGGCATATTAGGTAATATTAAATTATCCGATTATAAAAATAATAAAATTGAAAATATTTTAAAATATTTTAAAGTAGGACAAAATATAGAAGGTAAAATAAATAATATTGATCGTAAAACTAGAATTGTTAATATAATTATTAATTTAAAAAATATAGAAAATAAAATTATGAAAAAAAATAAAAAAAATGATTTTTCTAATGTAATGACAGAAGCTTTTAAAGCTGCAAAAAAATATGAATAA
- the aroA gene encoding 3-phosphoshikimate 1-carboxyvinyltransferase yields MKNILTLQPINKIQGSIFLPGSKSISNRVLLLSALAKGTTKLINLLNSDDINHMLNALKKLGINFILSKNKKECLIMGNNGIFSPKKKLKLFLGNAGTVIRPLTALLSLNDKCDVILTGEPRMKERPIKHLVDSLKNGGAIIKYLEKKNFPPIQIQGGFKGNKVIKINGSISSQFLTSLLIISPLIKGNTIININHNLVSKPYIDITIKLMKIFGIYVENNNYKQFKIYGQQSYISPGEYIIEGDASSASYFLSAAAIKGGTVKLENINKHSIQGDIKYINILQSMGATINYGKNYISCTKNTLKSINMDLNDIPDVAMTLAVTSLFARGVTTIKNIYNWRVKETDRLQAMSNELKKTGAKIITGNDYIIITPPKFINKVIIETYNDHRIAMCFSLLALSNNSVSIINPSCTSKTYPNFFKEFKKISFYN; encoded by the coding sequence ATGAAAAATATTTTAACACTCCAACCTATTAATAAAATTCAAGGTTCTATATTTTTGCCTGGTTCTAAAAGTATTTCTAATAGAGTTCTATTATTATCAGCATTAGCTAAAGGTACTACTAAATTAATAAATTTACTTAATAGTGATGATATTAATCATATGTTAAATGCATTAAAAAAATTAGGCATTAATTTTATTTTATCTAAAAATAAAAAAGAATGTCTAATTATGGGAAATAATGGTATTTTTAGTCCTAAAAAAAAATTGAAATTATTTCTTGGAAATGCAGGAACTGTGATTAGACCATTAACAGCTTTATTATCATTGAATGATAAATGTGATGTTATTTTAACTGGAGAACCCAGAATGAAAGAAAGACCTATAAAACATCTTGTCGATTCTTTAAAAAATGGGGGGGCCATTATTAAATATTTAGAAAAAAAAAATTTTCCCCCTATACAGATACAAGGTGGCTTTAAGGGTAATAAAGTTATTAAAATTAATGGTTCTATTTCTAGTCAGTTCTTAACATCATTATTAATTATTAGTCCTTTAATAAAAGGTAATACTATTATTAATATTAATCATAATTTAGTATCTAAACCATATATTGATATAACTATTAAATTAATGAAAATTTTTGGTATATATGTAGAAAATAATAATTATAAACAATTTAAAATTTATGGACAACAGAGTTATATCTCTCCAGGAGAATATATTATAGAAGGAGATGCTTCTTCTGCTTCATATTTTTTATCTGCTGCAGCTATTAAAGGCGGTACAGTAAAATTAGAAAATATCAATAAACATAGTATTCAAGGAGATATTAAATATATTAATATATTACAGAGTATGGGAGCAACTATAAATTATGGTAAAAACTATATTAGTTGCACAAAAAATACGCTAAAATCCATAAATATGGATTTAAATGATATTCCAGATGTAGCTATGACTTTAGCTGTTACTAGTTTATTTGCTCGGGGAGTTACAACTATAAAAAACATATATAATTGGCGAGTTAAAGAAACTGATCGGTTACAAGCAATGTCTAATGAATTAAAAAAAACTGGTGCAAAAATTATTACAGGTAATGATTATATTATTATTACTCCTCCTAAATTTATAAATAAAGTTATAATTGAAACATATAATGATCATCGTATAGCTATGTGCTTTTCATTATTAGCATTATCTAATAATTCAGTAAGTATTATTAATCCTAGTTGTACTAGTAAAACATATCCAAATTTTTTTAAAGAATTTAAAAAAATAAGTTTTTATAATTAA
- a CDS encoding TatD family hydrolase, whose amino-acid sequence MFDISVNLTNKQFEKDIDGIINRAIQNKVNGMLIIGCDLKDSLNAYNITKKYQNYCWSTVGIHPHYANLWENNIINKIEKFLKYKNIVAIGECGLDFYRNYSSKKEQLLTFNTQLELAASYAMPIYLHCRNAFNLFFHVLKFWIHKISKIIIHCFSGNKYELEKCLDMNMSIGLSESFFNKKYRIGSIKDVKLIPKEKLLIGTDSPFLLFKSMYDKIYKKLKGRNEPSLLPNLLKKIVFLRKEKYSILDIQTEKNAFNILNLSTNN is encoded by the coding sequence ATGTTTGATATCAGTGTTAATTTAACAAATAAACAATTTGAAAAAGATATAGATGGTATTATAAATAGAGCTATTCAAAACAAAGTAAATGGTATGCTAATCATAGGATGTGATCTAAAAGATAGTTTAAATGCTTATAATATTACTAAAAAATATCAAAATTATTGTTGGTCTACAGTAGGGATACATCCTCATTATGCTAATTTATGGGAAAACAATATTATTAATAAAATAGAAAAATTTTTAAAATATAAAAATATTGTAGCAATAGGAGAATGTGGATTAGATTTTTATAGAAATTATTCATCTAAAAAAGAACAATTATTAACTTTTAATACTCAACTTGAATTAGCTGCATCTTATGCGATGCCTATATATTTACATTGTCGTAATGCTTTTAATCTTTTTTTTCATGTATTAAAATTTTGGATCCATAAAATTTCTAAAATTATAATACATTGTTTTTCTGGTAATAAATATGAATTAGAAAAATGTTTAGATATGAATATGTCAATAGGATTAAGTGAATCATTTTTTAATAAAAAATATAGAATAGGTTCTATAAAAGATGTTAAGTTAATTCCTAAAGAAAAGTTATTAATTGGAACTGATTCTCCATTTTTATTATTTAAAAGTATGTATGATAAAATATATAAAAAATTAAAAGGTAGAAATGAACCTTCATTATTACCTAATCTTTTAAAGAAAATTGTCTTTTTAAGAAAAGAAAAATATTCGATTTTAGATATTCAAACAGAAAAAAATGCATTTAATATTTTAAATTTAAGTACAAATAATTGA
- a CDS encoding MBL fold metallo-hydrolase: protein MNYIVIPVTKLNQNCYVIWCKKTLNAALIDPGGEYLKILKILNKYKLNIVKILITHCHLDHIGAAYILSKILNVPILGPHKKDIFWIKNIKLQSTLFQIPRCIFKKNIWLKNNQNIYIGKIILKTYHCPGHTPGHVIFFNKLNSILISGDIIFRNSIGRTDLPKSNFNILMNSIKKKIILLGMNTSVLPGHGKKTNIYYELMNNPWLINYKTNYF, encoded by the coding sequence ATGAATTATATAGTGATCCCCGTTACAAAGTTGAATCAGAATTGTTATGTAATATGGTGTAAAAAAACATTGAATGCTGCTCTTATTGATCCAGGAGGTGAATATTTAAAAATTCTAAAAATTTTAAATAAATATAAGTTAAATATAGTCAAAATTTTAATAACTCATTGTCATTTAGACCATATTGGTGCAGCTTATATTTTATCAAAGATTTTAAATGTTCCTATATTAGGTCCACATAAAAAAGATATTTTTTGGATAAAAAATATAAAATTACAAAGTACCCTTTTTCAAATACCACGTTGTATTTTTAAAAAAAATATATGGTTAAAAAATAATCAAAATATTTATATAGGAAAAATTATTTTAAAAACATATCATTGTCCTGGTCATACTCCAGGCCATGTTATTTTTTTTAATAAATTAAATAGTATTTTAATATCTGGAGATATTATATTCAGGAACAGTATAGGTAGAACAGATTTACCAAAAAGTAATTTTAATATTTTGATGAATTCTATAAAAAAAAAAATCATTTTATTAGGAATGAATACATCAGTGTTACCCGGTCATGGTAAAAAAACTAATATTTATTATGAATTAATGAATAATCCTTGGTTAATAAATTATAAAACTAACTACTTCTAA